Proteins from a single region of Numenius arquata chromosome Z, bNumArq3.hap1.1, whole genome shotgun sequence:
- the ARL14EPL gene encoding ARL14 effector protein-like, whose protein sequence is MSDHAEENGKKSVSVQVTSAEGNVSPANNCSIIQKQLQQLEKQLKSLAFQNPGPQVADFNPETRQQKKKARMSQMKQDFFYKPKSTKKYDKHGRLLCNNIDLCDCLEKNCLGCFYPCPKCNSNKCGPECRCNRKWVYDTIETEAGNVISMLPFSIPD, encoded by the exons ATGAGTGATCACGCAgaagaaaatggcaagaaaagcGTTTCTGTCCAGGTAACATCTGCAGAAGGAAATGTCTCTCCCGCTAACAACTGCTCAATAATACAAAAACAATTG CAACAACTTGAGAAACAATTAAAATCCTTAGCCTTTCAAAATCCAGGACCTCAGGTAGCCGACTTCAATCCTGAAACtagacagcagaaaaagaaagcacGCATGTCACAGATGAAACAAGATTTTTTCTATAAGCCCAA AAGTACAAAGAAGTATGACAAACATGGCAGGCTGCTTTGTAATAACATCGATTTGTGTGACTGCCTGGAAAAGAACTGCCTGGGTTGCTTCTATCCTTGCCCCAAATGCAACTCAAACAAATGTGGACCAGAATGTCGCTGCAACAGGAAATGGGTTTATGATACAATTGAGACTGAAGCTGGCAACGTGATCAGCATGTTGCCATTTTCTATCCCTGACTGA